Proteins encoded by one window of Electrophorus electricus isolate fEleEle1 chromosome 17, fEleEle1.pri, whole genome shotgun sequence:
- the LOC118242841 gene encoding zinc metalloproteinase-disintegrin-like MTP9, producing the protein MVTLPLRQAVSQCYYHGWVGDNQESIASISTCKGIRGFFRTENHDYVIEPLSDSQTGEHVIYRAELLKARDVHCGVTKTMDSALPKFTRRGHPQHRFAGASQTPSVKGRKYIETYLVVDNSEFRNLGSDMNKVRMRMFEIINFVNRIYLPLNTFIALVGLEVWSDRDKISVGPPAEQTLSAFTDWRNNELNKIKQSDHAQLISTHHPAPWKQQWC; encoded by the exons ATGGTGACCCTGCCCCTGAGGCAGGCTGTGTCACAGTGCTATTACCATGGCTGGGTTGGAGACAACCAAGAGTCCATTGCCAGCATAAGCACTTGCAAAGGAATCAG GGGTTTCTTCAGGACAGAGAATCATGACTACGTGATTGAGCCTCTGTCAGACAGCCAAACTGGGGAGCATGTGATTTACAGAGCCGAGCTCCTGAAGGCCAGAGACGTCCACTGTGGGGTCACTAAGACCATGGACTCTGCACTACCCAAATTCACCCGTAGAGGGCACCCTCAGCACAGG TTCGCGGGGGCCTCACAAACACCATCTGTGAAAGGACGCAAGTATATTGAGACGTATCTGGTTGTGGACAACAGCGAG TTTCGGAATTTAGGAAGCGATATGAACAAAGTGCGGATGAGGATGTTTGAGATCATCAACTTTGTGAACAGG ATATACCTGCCCCTGAATACTTTTATTGCCCTGGTGGGGTTGGAGGTGTGGTCAGATAGGGACAAGATCTCTGTGGGCCCCCCCGCGGAGCAAACTCTCTCTGCCTTCACTGACTGGAGAAACAATGAGCTGAACAAGATCAAACAGAGTGACCACGCACAGCTCATCTC GACACATCATCCAGCACCATGGAAACAGCAGTGGTGTTAG